In Gemmatimonadota bacterium, a single genomic region encodes these proteins:
- a CDS encoding orotate phosphoribosyltransferase → MNRKAIAELLLEIKAVTINVEAPYHYSSGIISPIYCDNRLIISCLEERKVVIDAFLEIIDALDTPPDVIAGTATAAIPFAAWVSDRLDLPMVYARSGQKGYGKEHRIEGTLVPGQKVLFTEDLVTTGGGVLKAAEDAVKFNVEVIGVATIFEYGLPAAAEGFQNAGLPKWSMADFVTILDVMSERGELSDDDRNIAMDWQADPRGWGSKMGFE, encoded by the coding sequence ATGAACAGAAAAGCCATCGCAGAGCTCTTGCTCGAGATCAAAGCCGTCACCATCAACGTCGAAGCGCCCTACCATTATAGTTCCGGTATCATCTCGCCGATATACTGCGACAACCGGCTGATCATTTCCTGCCTGGAAGAGCGCAAGGTGGTTATCGACGCCTTTCTCGAGATCATCGACGCGCTCGATACGCCTCCGGATGTCATCGCGGGAACCGCCACCGCCGCCATTCCCTTCGCGGCCTGGGTTTCCGACCGGCTGGACCTGCCGATGGTCTACGCGCGTTCGGGCCAGAAGGGGTACGGCAAGGAGCATCGGATCGAGGGCACGCTGGTTCCGGGCCAGAAGGTGCTGTTCACCGAAGACCTCGTCACTACGGGCGGGGGCGTCCTGAAGGCCGCCGAAGACGCGGTCAAATTCAACGTGGAAGTGATCGGCGTGGCCACCATATTCGAGTATGGCCTTCCCGCCGCCGCGGAGGGATTTCAGAACGCGGGTCTGCCGAAATGGAGCATGGCGGACTTCGTGACCATTCTGGACGTGATGAGCGAACGGGGCGAGCTTTCGGACGACGACCGGAATATCGCCATGGACTGGCAGGCGGATCCGCGGGGCTGGGGCAGCAAGATGGGGTTCGAATAA
- the mtnP gene encoding S-methyl-5'-thioadenosine phosphorylase, translating to MAEAQIAVIGGTGFYGMEGLTDVEEVRPETPFGDPSDAIVTGTLEGRRVAFLARHGRGHRVAPSEINVRANIFALKTLGVRWILSVSAVGSLQENIRPRDFVIPDQLYDHTRHRTTSFFGSGLVVHVGLAEPFCGPLRRLLVGGAESTGLTVHDGGTYLCMEGPQFSTRAESNVYRGWGFSVIGMTAAPEAKLAREAEICYAAIACSTDYDCWHEEHASVTVDMIIENLHANVEQARQVVRHVVPAIPLESTCRCHNALANAIVSDRGSVPAATLEKLKPIVGRYFE from the coding sequence ATGGCGGAAGCACAGATCGCGGTCATCGGCGGGACGGGGTTCTACGGGATGGAGGGCCTGACGGACGTTGAGGAAGTGCGGCCCGAAACCCCCTTCGGCGATCCGAGTGACGCCATCGTGACCGGCACCCTCGAGGGCCGGCGCGTGGCGTTTCTGGCCCGCCACGGCCGGGGCCACCGCGTCGCGCCGTCTGAAATCAACGTGCGGGCGAACATCTTCGCGCTGAAGACGCTGGGCGTCCGGTGGATTCTCTCGGTAAGCGCCGTGGGCAGCCTCCAGGAGAACATACGTCCGCGGGATTTCGTCATACCGGACCAGTTATACGACCATACCCGGCATCGCACGACGAGCTTTTTCGGAAGCGGCCTCGTGGTGCACGTGGGACTCGCCGAACCCTTCTGCGGACCGCTTCGCCGCTTGCTTGTCGGCGGCGCCGAATCGACGGGGCTGACGGTGCATGACGGCGGAACCTATCTCTGCATGGAAGGACCGCAGTTCTCTACCAGGGCGGAGTCGAACGTCTACCGGGGCTGGGGGTTTTCGGTCATCGGGATGACGGCGGCGCCGGAAGCCAAGCTCGCCCGGGAGGCGGAGATCTGCTACGCCGCCATCGCGTGTTCCACCGACTACGACTGCTGGCACGAGGAACACGCTTCCGTCACGGTCGATATGATCATCGAGAACCTGCACGCGAACGTGGAACAGGCGCGCCAGGTGGTCCGCCACGTCGTGCCGGCCATTCCGCTGGAAAGCACGTGCCGCTGTCACAACGCGCTGGCCAACGCCATCGTTTCCGACCGCGGCTCGGTGCCCGCCGCCACGCTGGAGAAGCTGAAGCCGATCGTGGGCCGGTATTTCGAGTAA
- a CDS encoding phytanoyl-CoA dioxygenase family protein: MVRLNDDDIRFFVREGYLVKRNVLDPDLMARGRERMWSNLPPPLERGKPETWIGPFAEPVDDSASHRHNFMWKYRKPGGEDWMVRLLATDPSVMGMAEQLLGKGKLVEPDRIRGIYCVLPEGAKPPRPLGCHVDAHPFHLGVVGYIDDVEPGGGGFTVWPGSHRIFFRDFTRRYVFDKTAEYLAHKDEVSQMPYMDCHGKAGDIVFWHHRMGHSVGHNRTGRIRQAVLYDYKRADLDEDAPPGDDMWVDWPGVRAVLTP, translated from the coding sequence ATGGTCCGTCTTAACGACGACGACATCCGATTTTTCGTCCGCGAAGGCTACCTGGTCAAGCGCAACGTGCTGGATCCCGACCTGATGGCCCGGGGCAGGGAACGCATGTGGAGCAACCTGCCGCCGCCCCTCGAGCGCGGCAAGCCGGAAACCTGGATCGGACCCTTCGCCGAACCGGTGGACGACAGCGCCTCCCATCGCCACAACTTCATGTGGAAGTACCGGAAACCGGGCGGAGAGGACTGGATGGTCCGCCTCCTCGCCACCGATCCTTCCGTGATGGGCATGGCGGAGCAGTTGCTCGGGAAGGGCAAGCTGGTCGAGCCGGACCGGATCCGCGGCATTTACTGCGTCCTCCCCGAGGGCGCCAAGCCGCCCCGTCCCTTGGGTTGCCACGTGGACGCCCATCCCTTTCATCTCGGCGTCGTGGGGTACATTGACGACGTGGAGCCCGGCGGCGGCGGATTCACCGTATGGCCGGGCAGTCACCGGATTTTCTTCCGGGATTTCACGCGGCGCTATGTCTTCGACAAGACAGCCGAATACCTGGCCCACAAGGACGAGGTGAGCCAAATGCCCTACATGGACTGCCACGGCAAGGCCGGCGATATCGTGTTCTGGCACCACCGCATGGGCCATTCCGTCGGTCACAACCGGACGGGCCGGATCCGCCAGGCGGTCCTTTACGACTACAAGCGGGCGGACCTGGACGAGGACGCGCCTCCCGGCGACGACATGTGGGTGGACTGGCCCGGCGTCCGTGCCGTTTTAACACCTTGA
- a CDS encoding NADH-quinone oxidoreductase subunit B, giving the protein MGLEDQLQENVMTTKVDEMVGWARKNSLWPMPFGTACCAIELMATLASRFDLARFGAEAIRFSPRQSDLLIVSGRVSIKMMPVLKKIYDQMPEPKWVISMGACASSGGVFNTYTLVQGVDQYIPVDVYIPGCPPRPENVIQALMKIQEKVAQAKAN; this is encoded by the coding sequence ATGGGATTAGAAGACCAGTTACAGGAAAACGTCATGACCACCAAGGTCGACGAGATGGTCGGCTGGGCCCGTAAGAACTCCCTCTGGCCCATGCCCTTCGGCACCGCGTGCTGCGCCATTGAGCTCATGGCGACCCTGGCTTCCCGGTTCGACCTGGCCCGCTTCGGAGCCGAAGCCATCCGGTTTTCCCCCCGCCAGTCCGATCTGCTGATCGTTTCAGGGCGGGTATCCATCAAGATGATGCCCGTGCTGAAGAAGATCTATGACCAGATGCCAGAGCCCAAGTGGGTCATCTCCATGGGGGCCTGCGCCTCCTCCGGCGGCGTGTTCAATACCTATACGCTGGTCCAGGGCGTGGACCAGTACATCCCGGTGGACGTGTATATACCCGGCTGTCCGCCCAGACCCGAGAACGTCATCCAGGCGTTGATGAAGATCCAGGAGAAAGTCGCCCAGGCTAAAGCGAACTAA
- a CDS encoding NADH-quinone oxidoreductase subunit A: MSYLPLILLVVLVLLVAAVIVTLSSFIGRKKTSASKLASYECGVPIKDSARKNFSVKFYLIAILFILFDVEIIYLYPWAVVYSDLQLYGAAAMGVFFLLLVIGFLYEWKRGALEWD, from the coding sequence ATGTCCTACCTTCCCCTTATCCTGCTCGTCGTCCTCGTCCTCCTCGTGGCGGCCGTAATCGTTACCCTTTCCTCTTTCATCGGCAGAAAAAAAACCAGTGCATCCAAGCTAGCGTCTTACGAATGCGGCGTTCCGATCAAGGATTCCGCGCGAAAGAACTTCTCCGTCAAGTTCTACCTGATCGCCATACTTTTCATCCTTTTCGACGTGGAGATCATTTACCTCTACCCATGGGCCGTGGTTTATAGCGATCTTCAGTTATACGGCGCCGCGGCCATGGGCGTGTTCTTCCTCCTGCTCGTCATCGGATTCCTATACGAATGGAAACGGGGAGCCCTTGAATGGGATTAG
- a CDS encoding type II toxin-antitoxin system VapC family toxin, producing the protein MIFDTDVLIWVFRGHEGAAQLVEAADDRRISMVTYTEFIQGVRNRQEMKKIKNLLNDLAFQTLPLTENIGHRASVYMEEYTLKTALYLADALIAATAVEHHLTLCAANRKHYREINDLNLKIFRS; encoded by the coding sequence ATGATTTTTGATACCGATGTGTTGATTTGGGTTTTCAGGGGACACGAAGGGGCCGCGCAACTTGTCGAAGCTGCTGATGACCGCCGGATATCAATGGTTACCTACACGGAGTTCATCCAGGGTGTCAGAAATCGGCAGGAAATGAAGAAAATAAAGAATCTCCTCAATGATCTCGCCTTTCAGACTCTGCCTCTCACAGAAAACATCGGACACAGAGCGTCCGTCTATATGGAAGAATACACGCTCAAGACGGCGCTGTACCTGGCCGACGCCCTGATTGCGGCAACCGCAGTCGAACATCATTTGACCCTCTGCGCGGCCAATAGAAAACATTATCGGGAAATCAACGATCTCAATCTGAAGATCTTCCGTTCCTGA
- a CDS encoding type II toxin-antitoxin system Phd/YefM family antitoxin, whose protein sequence is MKASILDLRRRMRDVLLALDRNESVTIFYRGKEKAILSPSRHRTDKSVKDHEAFGMWRDRKETADVDTYVRNLRKGRLDDF, encoded by the coding sequence ATGAAAGCATCCATACTTGACCTGCGACGACGCATGAGAGACGTTCTGCTCGCGCTTGACCGTAACGAATCGGTTACCATTTTTTATCGCGGCAAAGAAAAGGCCATTCTTTCTCCCAGCCGGCATCGAACGGACAAATCCGTAAAAGACCATGAGGCGTTCGGGATGTGGCGAGACAGGAAAGAAACAGCCGATGTCGATACTTACGTACGCAATCTGAGAAAAGGCCGCCTGGATGATTTTTGA